A genomic stretch from Bradyrhizobium quebecense includes:
- a CDS encoding sugar kinase, which translates to MTRVASIGECMIELRQAPGGQLGGLYSRFYGGDTLNTAVYLSRLGVHSDYITALGDDALSDEMITGWASEGIGTKHVARLAGKLPGLYLIQTDDKGERRFFHWRDSAAARELMDLPETDDILNSLASYDIVYLSAITLSILREDGRERLIAALKRARLLGTRFAFDTNFRARGWPDLNVARKVFSSAFETADIVLASTEDLAPLYPDESNTALLAGISSPEVVLKLAEPACIVRSRAGTNEVRAEPLTKPVVDTTAAGDSFAAAYLAARLGGAEPEEAARAGHRLAGVVVCYPGAIIPRYAMPPKKAPRPPPSRKASQ; encoded by the coding sequence ATGACCAGGGTTGCCAGCATCGGCGAATGCATGATCGAGCTGCGCCAGGCTCCGGGCGGCCAGCTCGGCGGGCTGTATTCGCGCTTCTATGGCGGCGACACGCTCAACACGGCGGTTTATCTGTCCCGGCTCGGCGTCCACAGCGATTACATCACGGCGCTCGGCGATGATGCGCTGAGCGATGAGATGATCACGGGCTGGGCGAGCGAAGGCATCGGCACCAAGCATGTCGCGCGATTGGCAGGCAAGCTGCCGGGGCTCTATCTGATCCAGACCGACGACAAGGGCGAGCGGCGCTTCTTCCACTGGCGCGACAGCGCCGCCGCCCGTGAGCTGATGGATCTGCCCGAGACGGACGACATCCTGAACTCGCTCGCGAGTTACGACATCGTCTATCTCTCGGCGATCACGCTCTCGATCCTGCGCGAGGACGGACGGGAGCGGCTGATCGCGGCGCTGAAGCGTGCGCGGCTGCTGGGCACGCGCTTCGCGTTCGATACCAATTTCCGCGCCCGCGGCTGGCCTGACCTGAATGTCGCGCGGAAGGTCTTCAGCAGCGCGTTCGAGACCGCTGATATTGTGCTTGCCTCGACGGAAGATCTGGCGCCGCTCTATCCTGACGAGAGCAACACGGCGCTGCTCGCCGGCATCTCGAGCCCCGAGGTCGTGCTGAAGCTCGCCGAGCCCGCCTGCATCGTGCGTTCTCGTGCCGGGACGAACGAGGTGCGGGCGGAGCCGCTCACCAAGCCGGTGGTCGATACCACGGCGGCCGGCGACAGTTTTGCCGCGGCCTATCTCGCCGCACGGCTCGGCGGCGCCGAGCCCGAGGAGGCGGCACGCGCCGGCCATCGTCTGGCCGGGGTCGTGGTGTGCTATCCCGGTGCGATCATTCCACGCTACGCCATGCCGCCGAAGAAGGCGCCTCGTCCCCCACCATCCCGCAAGGCCTCGCAATGA
- a CDS encoding carbohydrate ABC transporter permease, producing MTDLPAPKVNLKSILSTPARVDNSEGMSYLQSVPRRIVTLYIPLSIIVIILLFPFYWMGLTAIKPDDQLLDLDKYNPFWTWNPTFKHIHKLLFESYYPHWLWNTMYVAIGATVLSIIASVLAAYAIVRLRYKGANVVGGLIFLAYLVPPSILFIPLATVVFQYGLFDSPMALILTYPTILIPFSTWLLMGYFKTIPFELEECALIDGASRWQILIKIVLPLAIPGLISAFIFCFTLCWNEFIYALTFLQSTPNKTVPVAIVNEFVDGDIYRWGSLMAGALCGSLPLVILYAFFVEHYVSAMTGAVKE from the coding sequence ATGACTGACCTTCCTGCCCCCAAGGTCAATCTCAAGTCCATCCTGTCGACGCCGGCGCGCGTCGACAACAGCGAGGGCATGAGCTATTTGCAGTCGGTGCCGCGGCGGATCGTGACGCTCTACATTCCGCTGTCGATCATCGTCATCATCCTGCTGTTCCCGTTCTATTGGATGGGGCTGACCGCGATCAAGCCGGACGACCAGCTGCTCGACCTCGACAAGTACAATCCGTTCTGGACCTGGAATCCGACCTTCAAGCACATCCACAAGCTGCTCTTCGAGAGCTACTATCCGCACTGGCTCTGGAACACGATGTATGTGGCGATCGGTGCCACCGTGCTGTCGATCATCGCGAGCGTGCTTGCGGCCTATGCGATCGTGCGGCTGCGCTACAAGGGCGCCAACGTCGTCGGCGGCCTGATCTTCCTGGCCTATCTGGTGCCGCCGTCGATCCTGTTCATTCCGCTCGCCACCGTCGTGTTCCAGTACGGCCTATTCGACTCGCCGATGGCGCTGATCCTGACCTATCCGACGATCCTGATCCCGTTCTCGACCTGGCTTCTGATGGGCTATTTCAAGACCATCCCGTTCGAGCTCGAGGAGTGCGCGCTGATCGATGGCGCCAGCCGCTGGCAGATCCTGATCAAGATCGTGCTGCCGCTTGCCATTCCCGGCCTGATCTCGGCCTTCATCTTCTGCTTTACGCTGTGCTGGAACGAGTTCATCTACGCGCTGACATTCCTGCAATCGACCCCGAACAAGACCGTGCCGGTCGCCATCGTCAACGAATTCGTTGACGGTGACATCTATCGCTGGGGTTCCCTGATGGCAGGGGCGCTATGCGGCTCGCTGCCGCTGGTTATTCTTTACGCCTTCTTCGTTGAGCATTATGTCTCGGCGATGACGGGTGCCGTGAAGGAATAA
- the denD gene encoding D-erythronate dehydrogenase, with amino-acid sequence MHILILGAAGMVGRKLTERLLREGRLGKQGISRMTLQDVVAPAKPANAAIPVNVVASDFADAGAAAPLIAERPDVIFHLAAIVSGEAEAEFDKGYRINLDGTRYLIDAIRAVGGGYKPRLVFTSSIAVFGAPFPEKIGDEFFHTPLTSYGTQKSICELLINDYTRKGLLDGISIRLPTICVRPGKPNKAASGFFSNIIREPLAGEEAILPVSEDVRHWHASPKSAVGFLVHAGTMDLNAMGPRRNLSMPGMSVTVGEQIASLERVAGKNVTARIKRVPDPTIISIVSGWPRDFATDRALKLGFTTAEKTFDDIIRIHIEDELGGKFAA; translated from the coding sequence GTGCACATTCTGATTCTGGGCGCCGCCGGCATGGTCGGCCGCAAGCTGACCGAGCGTTTGCTGCGCGAGGGCCGCCTCGGCAAGCAGGGCATCAGCAGGATGACCTTGCAGGACGTGGTCGCGCCGGCCAAGCCCGCAAACGCCGCGATCCCGGTCAATGTCGTCGCGTCCGATTTCGCCGATGCCGGCGCCGCGGCGCCCCTGATCGCCGAGCGCCCGGACGTGATCTTCCATCTCGCCGCGATCGTCTCGGGCGAGGCGGAGGCCGAGTTCGACAAGGGCTACCGGATCAATCTCGACGGCACCCGCTATCTGATCGACGCGATCCGCGCCGTTGGCGGCGGTTACAAGCCGCGGCTGGTATTCACGTCCTCGATCGCGGTGTTCGGCGCGCCGTTCCCGGAGAAGATCGGTGACGAGTTCTTCCATACGCCGCTGACGAGCTACGGCACGCAGAAGTCGATCTGCGAGCTCCTGATCAACGACTACACCCGCAAGGGTCTGCTCGACGGGATCTCGATCCGTCTGCCGACGATCTGCGTGCGTCCGGGCAAGCCGAACAAGGCGGCGTCCGGTTTCTTCTCCAACATCATCCGTGAGCCGCTGGCGGGCGAGGAGGCGATCCTGCCGGTGTCCGAGGATGTCCGGCACTGGCACGCTTCGCCGAAATCGGCCGTCGGGTTTCTGGTCCACGCCGGAACGATGGACCTCAATGCGATGGGGCCGCGGCGCAATCTCAGCATGCCCGGGATGTCCGTCACCGTCGGCGAGCAAATCGCGTCGCTGGAGCGCGTTGCCGGCAAGAACGTGACCGCGCGGATCAAGCGGGTGCCCGATCCGACCATCATCAGCATCGTCTCGGGCTGGCCGCGCGATTTCGCCACCGACCGCGCGCTGAAGCTCGGCTTCACCACTGCCGAGAAGACGTTCGACGACATCATCCGCATCCACATCGAGGACGAGCTCGGCGGCAAGTTTGCCGCCTGA
- the eda gene encoding bifunctional 4-hydroxy-2-oxoglutarate aldolase/2-dehydro-3-deoxy-phosphogluconate aldolase, translating into MTTTSKQDRIAELIRQATVIPVLTIERLQDAVPLAKALVAGGVRTLEVTLRTPVAVDAAKAIIAEVPDAVVGIGTILNADDLARAEVLGATFGISPGATPELLKAVAASRLPFAPGIATASELMQALAHGFDVVKFFPAEQAGGIKALRALAGPFPNVRVCPTGGIGEANAATWLAEPNVLAVGGSWLCPAADIRAGNWAGITAMCAKAMKTLKAA; encoded by the coding sequence ATGACAACGACATCGAAGCAGGACCGGATCGCCGAGCTGATCCGCCAGGCCACCGTGATCCCGGTGCTGACCATCGAGCGGCTGCAGGACGCGGTGCCGCTTGCCAAAGCATTGGTCGCCGGCGGCGTGCGGACGCTCGAGGTGACGCTGCGGACGCCGGTCGCAGTCGATGCGGCCAAGGCCATCATCGCCGAGGTGCCCGATGCGGTGGTCGGGATTGGCACAATCCTCAATGCCGACGATCTGGCGCGCGCCGAGGTGCTGGGCGCCACATTCGGTATCAGCCCGGGCGCGACGCCCGAGCTGTTGAAGGCGGTGGCTGCCAGCCGGCTGCCTTTCGCGCCGGGGATCGCGACCGCCTCCGAACTGATGCAGGCGCTCGCGCACGGCTTCGACGTCGTCAAATTCTTCCCCGCCGAGCAGGCCGGCGGTATCAAGGCACTGCGGGCCTTGGCCGGTCCATTCCCGAACGTCAGGGTCTGCCCGACCGGCGGTATCGGTGAGGCCAATGCGGCGACCTGGCTCGCCGAGCCCAATGTGCTGGCGGTCGGCGGTTCCTGGCTGTGCCCGGCGGCCGATATCCGCGCCGGCAACTGGGCGGGCATAACCGCCATGTGCGCGAAGGCGATGAAAACGCTGAAAGCCGCCTGA